From Penicillium digitatum chromosome 5, complete sequence, one genomic window encodes:
- a CDS encoding Nuclear RNA binding protein, putative, with protein sequence MAEIRGRREPRLSQAQASHRPHSSLDRARRAGSRKNFKCHTQHQKPNPPLRMRNSQTSTRPESSPAAVSDGDSRSNIWSTPLSALPNDSYREAFYHHPQRQLNPDRSPRTPTRSKTGPSRRRSGYLGDDDIPPVPPLPEELRLSAAKVNVNVNRSPKKRPLSAPMLSSSSASGPESVISGLEDYQWPEDIF encoded by the exons ATGGCCGAAATCCGAGGCCGGCGAGAGCCCCGGCTCAGCCAAGCGCAAGCAAGCCATCGACCACATAGCTCTCTCGACCGAGCACGAAGAGCAGGAAGCAGGAAGAATTTCAAGTGCCACACGCAACATCAAAAG CCCAACCCCCCTCTCCGGATGAGAAATAGCCAGACCAGCACGCGCCCTGAATCTTCCCCCGCCGCTGTCTCTGACGGGGATTCTCGTTCCAACATTTGGTCTACGCCTCTTTCTGCTCTGCCAAATGACTCCTACCGCGAAGCCTTCTACCACCACCCACAGCGCCAGCTCAATCCTGATCGTAGCCCTCGCACCCCGACAAGGTCGAAAACAGGTCCTAGTCGTAGACGGTCTGGGTATCTCGGTGATGACGACATCCCGCCCGTACCGCCCCTCCCAGAGGAACTTCGCTTGAGTGCTGCCAaggtcaatgtcaatgtGAACCGGTCGCCTAAAAAGAGACCTTTGTCTGCTCCTATGCTTTCTTCGTCCTCGGCTTCCGGCCCGGAGTCTGTAATTTCGGGCCTGGAGGATTACCAGTGGCCTGAGGATATCTTTTAA